A region of uncultured Anaeromusa sp. DNA encodes the following proteins:
- a CDS encoding 4Fe-4S binding protein codes for MAIKLVLNRCKGCGICVEFCPKKVLKVNELSKVEVADEASCIQCKQCEERCPDYAIFIQK; via the coding sequence ATGGCGATTAAATTGGTTTTGAATCGTTGTAAGGGCTGCGGGATTTGCGTGGAGTTTTGCCCGAAAAAAGTATTGAAGGTCAATGAACTTAGTAAAGTGGAAGTGGCGGACGAGGCTTCCTGTATTCAGTGCAAGCAATGTGAGGAACGTTGTCCAGATTACGCTATTTTTATTCAAAAATAA